The Setaria viridis chromosome 6, Setaria_viridis_v4.0, whole genome shotgun sequence genome includes the window AAGCTGGTGTTACATCCATGCCTGAAGttatatttggtacttaacagGACGCAGGAAATGGTTGCTTTATCTGGAGCACACACAATTGGAGGCAAAGGATTCGGGAGTCCAATCGTTTTCGATAACTCCTATTTCAAAGTGCTCCTTGAGAAGAAGCCACAAACATCTTCATGTAAGTGCATGTGGTTATCTTCATGCCTTTGTCTAGTCGCCACATTTTCCTGACACATCGTTTCCATCTTCCCTGGAATCTTAGGAGACAACTTATCCATTGAAATTCATCTAAAGTTTAAGCTAATCAAAACTTACTGTGTTGTCTTTGTAAAGCTggcatggaagcaatggtggggCTGCGCACGGATTGGGCACTCACTGAAGATGAAGAGTGCTTAAGGTTGGCTCTAAGTTAGATCAGCATTAATTGacattgcatctctttttcatGGAATAGTTCGACTATCTTGGTTATCTTGTCCGCCATAAGCTAACATGTCCAGCTTGAATAACGAAATAATTTGGCTTTAGGGCTAATGCTTGGGAAATGTTAAATGCTTCATCTCCTTATTGATATTGCACATTTGCATCTGCAGATGGATCAGGATCTATGCAGAGGACCAAGCTAGATTTTTCGACGACTTCAGGGATACATACATCAAGCTTGTAGATAGTGGAGCCACGTGGAGAGCAGCTTAATTAGGATTTCGATGTCTGTAAAATGCTGCTGAATTAGGATTTCCACGTGGAGACAGATACAGCAGAGGCTCGTTTGGAACATACGAGTTTTATAGAACTTTTGCCAAAAAACATAGCCTTTTTCCGGGGCAAAATgttaattgaaaaaaaaaggggacCCTTGTAGGTACATCCAACCTGTATTCTCCCCAGCAACGGACGACAATCTCTTGCATTGCACAAAACTTAgcgttgcaagttgcaacaccGATGAGTTCGCATGCAATTTGGGAACATAACAGCTCATGGATTGGGTTGGGCTGTTCAACAGTTAAGCTGGAGCCTATGACTTCGATTCCAATGCTCCAACCAACCAGATCTGTAAGTTTACAAGAAACAAGGTTATACCAGTGAACTGTTAGTACAAAATATTAGTTCAGAATCTTCAGACAGAGAGGCAACACCTGCACAACCCGTATGAGAAGACAGAAGAGAGTCAGGGCATCGACAGCGATGCATGCCAGGCCCAGCAACCACACATCCGTGTCCATGTGTAGAGCTGAGCGGCCTGGACAATGCGAGCAAACACGATAAGCTCCGGCCAATGGTTGGCTCGCTTCTCTCTCCTCGCCTCAGCTTCGATCAGTTCCATGCGCAGCTGAAGCTGTAGCAATCAAAGAGGCAGGGGATGGAATGAGGCTCGCCGCAGCCAAGCCTGCTGCCATCTTCCCCAAACGCCAGCCGGTCCCCACACGTGCAAGAgtagctgcggcggcggcagcagctggtCCATGCAGCGAGCCAGCCAAGAAGAGCCGTGGCGACCGGGCATCATGGAGGATCGCAATGGCAAGCAGCGACGCGGaggctgacggcggcggcggcggcggtggcgaggacgATGCCGGGGCGGGCCAGGTCGCGCCGAGAAGGGCGCGAGGACGGCGGGCGCGGCtgtcggcgaggcggcgggagcGCGTGCGGCTCCCGGACGGCGtctccggcggcgacgtcggcgaGTTCCTGCGGCACCCCGACGGCGTGGAGTCCCTCCTCAACACCGGCGCGCTCGAGAGCTTCGCGCCGGCGGGGTCCGGCCCCGGCACCTTCACGTGCGCGCTCCGCCGCATCGGTTTCCTGGGCTTCGAGATCGCGCCGGTGCTCGACCTCCGCGTCGCCCCGACGAGCACCGACTGCACCATCGAGATGCTGTCGTGCAGGGTACGCGCGCGCGATCATCGTCTGATCCATCGATTTGGTCTTGCCGTGCGAAACTTCTCTGATTCCAGCTCTTCCTTTCCTCCTGTGTCTGCAGTTTGAGGGTTCAGAATCGATTGAGCTGCAGAATGAACTCTTTTCAGGTAAAATTCAGGCCCTGCTTGCCCAACGATTCTTCATAGATTCCTTTGCAATTTGCAAACATCTCATGCAACTGCGAAACAATGCCATCGGTTAGCTATCCTGCAAAATGTATGATGTGTCTGTTCTTCAACCATCATTTGAGTTTCCGAATCTACTGAATTCTTGCAGCATTTATGAGTAACCGTATAACTTGGAGCGATAACGACAAGGAACCCTGCTTAGACATCGATGTAAATTTGGAGGTCACTCTGGAGGTGTGCTTACTGCATTCAGTACTTCAGCAAATTGTGTAGCATATAACATCTATATACGAGCAAATTCTTTTGTAAAATTTCTTATATTCTTTTATCAACTTAAAAGAAGGTAAAAGCTCATCTGTTGATTATAAATCGACAGGTCTACACTAAGCCGTTCAGCATGCTTCCATTGTCAGCAGTGGAGAAACCAGGCAACCTGTACGTAGACCTTTGTAACATTCTTCAGATTCTTAAATAAAAGTTCACAAAGAACAAACTCTGAGAGTGAACACCAGTTCCCACCTAAATCTTATCTTGTTAAAAACTATCTCTGAAAGACTCTGTCTAGACGCTTTACCGAGTAGACGGTATAATACATCTCATATTATGCTGGCTAATGTTACTGTGAGGAGATCAATTTTTACAGTTACTAGTGATCCTTCGATTTGACATTTGCACTGAATTTTTATTGCAGGTTGATGCAAGGCCTGTTGGACAGGCTTGTTCCCATGCTGGGGGAGCAGCTGCTGAGAGACTACCATTCCTGGGTTCAGCAGCAGCCTGAAGCTTCTTCATGATCATGAAGTAGAGGGAGACGGCTCACGATCTTCCGATGCCTTGAGCATTTCATGCTTGGACGGCGTTAACAGAATTAGAGCTCTGGGGATCCCTATTAGGATGGTTGACGGGGGAATTGGGTTGCTGAATTATACAGTACAAAAGGGTTGCTGATTTATACAGTACAAAATTGTTGAAAGATTTGGCAAATTCGAATATATGAGAGTTAATTTCTAAATCAAGATCCTCCGATTTCGTGCATCAACCAGTCTTCAGTCTCTGCTTGTGGTCCAGTCCTTTAACAAAAAGGCTCATGCAGTTACTtttaacaaaaaagaaaaaacagaagaACAATAAGAGAGCTGATTCAATTAAGTCTgtgaaaaaataagaaaaaaattccGTTGCCGGGACTCGAACCCGGGTCTCTCGGGTGAGAGCCGAGTATCCTAACCAGCTAGACTACAACGGAGCTTATGATCTCGGTATCACACAACTTAATTTAGGGCATTTTCCTAAATGTTCAGAAAAATACAGGGCAAGTCCAAACAAGTCCAAGTGTTTGGAAAGTTGGAAATTCCACTCTAGACCCTTGGATCATGTACCCACGCGTAAGATTTTTCCAGCTCACTCTCCCACTCTGTTCCCTGCAATTATATGCAAGAAACAGCCCGCAGCCCGCAGCCCGCAGCCCACTATAGACGTGGTTAGTTGGCAGGCGTCGAAAAAAAATGGCACGCACAAAAAAGGCTCAAAAACCGAGTACCTCACCATCTCTCTAACATTAAACATGTAGGATCCTTTGACCCTCAGATAGTAACGGCAAAGCTGGTGGTTGTTATGGCCATCTGTTTTAATTTGCATTGGAGAAGTAAACGAAACACAGCGTGATGCTCAGGCAAGAAAAACTATGGAATGAAACCTTGTTGGTTGTTGCAAGGAACACACAGCCATGACCAGATGGTCTTATCGACGTCGTCGATACATGGGTGTCATGCGAAGAGGAAAAAAAGATCACATAGCAGTAACACAGTTAGTTGATACTACATTTTGTAGTGTATCTAGCTATGATTTTTCCCCGTTATCAGAGTAGTATATTATGCACAAGAAAATCGACGACATGTAAGAAGATAGATGAGACCAAAAATAAAATTTCCGTATCTCGTTGGAGCAAAACACGCAAGAGAGAAAAGGAGATAGTATGCAAGAGAACACATGGTAGAGACGATAAAACGGAAAGCTATAGTAGCTGTGAAATTGAAaacttaatcaaattaaaaCAAAGAAAACGCCATGACACAAATTCCTGTGCCTAATTCTCCATCAtatcatatactccctccgtcccaaaaagaatgcaactcttgctTCCTGAGAAGTCaattaattttaaatttgacaaaatttatacaaaatagtactaacatttatggtataaaataaatattaatagataaatcatgtaatatattttcatactaaatctatttagAGACGTGaatgttaatatttttttaataagttTGGTCAAATTGACTTCTCGAGaagcgagagttgcattcttttttggaCGGAAGGAGTATGTTTTAACAATTGGTACATAGATGATAGATCAACAGTTCCTAATGATTTCTAGAACTTGTTACATCTTAGGATCTTACAGACTCACACATACGGGCACCAAACTACAAACTTGCAGTGACATGATTTTTTGGATGCAAATATAGTTAACTAGACGACCTAGATCACACAGCCATGGGTATATATGGCTTGGCAGTTCCCAGATCGAGCTTGCCAGGAGGTCATCAGGTCAGTACTCGCCGGGGACAAGGCCCATCAGACCGGCGATCACGTCGGCGTCGAAGGAGAATTGGCTGTCATCAGCAGCACCTGCCACGAGGTTGTTATCAGCCATGGCGGTCGGGACGCCATGGTAAGTAGCAGGCGCGgcctccaccggcgccgccgccgccaccaccagagGTGCAGCCGCGGCGAACCCCGGCGGCGGAAGGAGGGCGTCGACGGTGCGGGCGTGCTGCTCGGCGATGGCCTTCACGTTGCCGACGGTGAGGCGGGCGCGCACGATGCCGGGGAGTTCTGGGGTCGGCGCGACGGGGAAGTTGAGCCTGCGGGTCTTGGGCAGGCGCTCGCCGTAGAAGCAGAAGACGGCGGCGTCGTAGGCGAGCGCCGCCAGGCGGGGGCTCTCGAACGTGCCGATCCACAGCTTCTCGCGGGTGTTGGGCACGCGGAtctccgccgcccaccgccccccctgCCGGGGCCGCACCCCGGTCCACTCCGACTGCTTCTGCCTCCCGGGCGCCACGCCCGGgcgcgcaccaccgccgccttcgtTCGCCGCCAGCGTCGCCATGGCAATGGCACCTCACCTGCAAGCTGCAAGAAACAAACAGGAGCGAGAGGTAGAAGACGAGCCCGTTGTGGTGTGGCGAGAGTGAGAACGGGGCCGGGGGGTTTTATAGGCGCCCACGAGTTGACACGCGGTAGTGAGGGGAGCCGAGGCTGCCGAGTGGCATGCGTCCTGGTAGGTCAATTTAATTAACTTTGTAGAAAAGATTTTTTTCAATCTGATTATTTATTTGACTTCCTTTTCCTCCGAATTTAAAAAGGCAGCCGCTGCTGATGCAATTCTACCGCTAAGATTTAAGAGTAGCGCCTACATTGATGCATACGCGTCCAGATGGAGGATATGGTTTTTGGTTGCAGAGATATAGTGGCATTCATGAGAGGGGTAGGAATATATAGGATGTaattcgattttttttttaaaattaaagcACAGCCTGCAAAAGATGAAAGCACACGTTTAAATCAAATAAAGTGCATATCCTCACTAAATTTTAAGGTCAAATGGAGTATACTTAGATGGATACTCTAGAACATGCGGTCTTAGATGGATATATATACTCTAGAGAATGCAGTCATGGTCAGAGGAAATCAGATATGTCGCCGTATTTGAGGGCTAAAAGGCTTTATGCATTATTCTAATATTTTTATGTTCTAGCAACAGTGGGAGGAACCTTCCTCGTTGCTTCGCTTGACTTACATTTACTTCTTTACTTGTTTTATTTATCCCGATTTTATGACTTTATTACCCAGGGAAACAATTAACccgcaaaaaaaatcaatttgctTTTGTGACGCATCACAAGATTAAAAgctgttatttttttttataattttggaTATTGTTGTTACTTGAGAGAATCTATATTTTCACATTCGCACTACCAAAACCACCTATATATTAGCAAAATTGTTTTCCTAACGATATTTCACAGTGTTGTGCAGCACAAAAACAGCAAGCTGAACCTTATTGGTTAAGATGCTAGCAGGCGGCAACCTAAACAAAGCCATTATTAAACCACACGCAAGCAATCACGAAGAACCTATTTAAGTTTAGCTCGTATGACTTCCACGTCACTAGTCATGCCTTCGCTGAGGGCACGACTCCCATTTCGCTGAGGGCACGACTCCCATTACTTGTCATTTCCGAAAAAAGATATGCATGTACTCTTGTACTTGTTATTCGTCGAAAGAATAGCATGTTCCTTCTATGATAGATGCACGTGACTTCTTGCTACTTGTCTTTTGATGGAAAGACCAACGCCACTATTAAATGACATGCAAGAAGAGTCCACGTACGGCTCCAACATCGTCGGTCATGCATTCGTTGAGTACATGACTCAAGTTACTCGTTTCTTGAAAGAACAATATATTTCTTCTATACGGTAGCTATGTGTAACTCCTGTTACTTGAACAAAACGTTCTTTTTATGTTAGGCGGACACATGCCTTCGTGCTACTTGTCTTTCGATGAAAAGGTCAATACCATTATAAAATGACATGCAAGTAACCACAAAGATCCCACGTCATTAGTCATGCTTCCGACGAGCGCACGATTCCTGTTACTTGTCGTTTCTTGAAAGAACAATATATTTCTTTTATCGGTACTTACATTCAACTCCCATTACTTGTCATTTATCAAAAGAATAGTATATTCCTTTTATGGTAGGTGCACGTGGCTCTTTACTAGTTTTGTGTTTTGATGGAAAGATCTATGCCATTAATAACGTACATTCAAGCAATCACAAAAGAGCCCACATACGGATCCAACTTCATCGGTCATGCCTTCCTGAGCACATGACTTTCATTACTTATCGTGTTTCTCGAAAGAACAATATATTCCTTCTATATGGTAGGTACGTGTGGCTCCCGTTACTTGTTGTTTATCAAAAGAATAATGTGTTCCTTATATGATAGGCGCACGTAACTTCTTGCTACTTGTCTTTTGATGGAAAGACCAACACCTTTTTTAAATGACACATAAGCAACCTTAAAGAGCCTACATATGGCTACCACGTCATTGATCATGCCTTCACTAAGAGATTCCCATTAATTACAAGTATAATGTATTCCTTACATACGGTAGATACCGTGCGACTTCTGTTACTTCGTTTTTCGAAAAAAAGTATATGCTGACTGCTTGCTACTTGTCTCTTGATAGAAAGACCAATATCGTCATTAAACACGTGCAAGCAATCACAAAGACCATGAACTATGAATGTCCCATTCTGATATTTCAAATCAAATTTTGCACCAACGGTCGGTTTTCGCGCCTTTTCTTTTCCGCTCTTCATTTCTTTCCTTTCACATTCTCTCCTACAAAACCGTATTCGAATATCAAAGGGTACCTgctgcatttttttcttttatgaaaTACAGTACAGACGCAAACATAGCCATACTCATTAATATTGGACACATGAAACAGTTTGCATTTCGAAAAGATAGATGTTACATCTTACACACCGAAACACACCACAAATTTGTTCTAGTGTATTTCAAGATCTGTTGCTACACAGATGTATAACCAGACAGCCTAGAAATGTTATTGAGACCCCGCAGACATCACTTCAGTAATTGCCGCACACAAGGGGCTATCACGCCCACGCGCGGCGAGTTCTTCCTCGGACTCGAAGGTTGTTTAGAGGCTGAGATCGACATCCATGTCGTTTGGGTTGTGCCCATGGTAAGTGTTAGCAGGCGCATCTGCATCAGCGCCGGCAGAAggaccagccgccgccgcctcttcctcctcctcctgcagtGCGTCGCGAGCGTGCTTCTTGGCGATGTCCTTGATGTCGGTGACGCTGAGCTGGTGACGCACGTCCTCGGCGATGTCCGGGTGGGGCACGGCGGGCAAGTTGAACCTGCGCCTCCTCGGCAGGTCCTCGCCGTAGAAGCAGAAGATAGCGGCGCCGTaggcgagcgccgcctccttGTCGGTGTCGAACACGCCAATCCAGACCTTCTCGCGGGTGTACGGCACGCGGATCTCCGCCGCCCATCGGCCCCACGGCCGCAACCGCACGCCGGTCCACCCCGAGCGCTTCTGCTGCCTCGCAGCCGCAGCCGAGTGGTGCTGCACACCAACGCGCTGGGCCTGCCCCCTCCTCGCCATGGCAGGTCACCTGCAAGCTGCAAGAAACAGACGAGAGCGAGGTAGAAGAGTGTGGCGGTGTGACTTGTGAGAACGGGGCAGGGCCCGGCTTTATAGGCGCCAAGTGTTCACTGACGACTTGACGAGGGTACATGGTGAGGGACTACCATTTCATCCTTAAAATCTGCAAAGATTTTCTTTTCATATGATTATTTAATGATGAAGCCTTTGCCACCGAATACGGATGGAATTCTATCTCCAAGATAGTGCCTACATTGATGCATACGCCTGTATAGCTAGGATATGGTTTTTTTGGTAGAGAGATGTAGTGGCATTTTACGTTGCATGCTTTGTTAGAGAGATTATTAGGTGTGGTAGGATGTTTCACTTTTTAAATCCGAGGCGCAGCCTGCAAAACAAAACTGTGCACGTTTATACCATATTTTTAAtgtaaaatggactaaagtatacttagatactccctccatctcaaaataTAAGGGTTCCTAGGATTTTTAGGATAATTGGAGAAGTCGGGTGTACCACACATCAAAGTACATTCCACGTGATTTCAAGTATAGAGGAAAATAACGGAGATGCTAAAGAATATAATTGCACGAAACTCCCGTTACTTGTCATTTCACGAAAGAATAGTACGTTACTTCTGCGGTAGCGCAAGTGGCTACTACTTTGTCTTTTAGTGGAAAGGTCAAAGCCGTTATTAAGTGACACACAAGCAATAGCAAAGAGCCAACATATATACGAGACTCACATTATCAGCCATGTCTTCACTAAGAGCATGACTCATTTGCTTTGTCAAGAACAATTAATTTCTCCTATACATTAGCTACATGTACCTACCTTCTCTTGTCAGTTCTCAAACAGCGGCAGATTTTAAGGGGGcttgaaccccccccccccccctccctcctccaatTTTTAACACCATAGACGAAGGAAGGAAGAGATTAAGGTAGAAGAAGACTATTGGTAGTCTAGGATGTTCAGTTTCAGCCCCATCTATCTCATATTTCTAGTTTCTCCCTTATTCTCAAAGAATAGTATGATCTTTTTATGGTAGGTGCGTATACGACTCCATGTACTTGTCAACTGATGGAAAGACCAATGCCCTCCATGAAATGACACGCAAAGCAATCCCAAAGAGCCTTCAAATGGCTCCACGCCTCCATGTCGATCTTCACCTTGCCTTCACTGAATCTATGACTGATGACTCCCGTCCCGTTACTTATCATTTGTTACTTATCATTTCTCGAAAGAATAGTACATTACGTCTATGGTAGGTGAATGTTACTCCTTCATACTTGTCAAACTTGTCTTTTTGATAGAAAGACGTACTAATGTCAGTTGTAAATGACTTGCAAGAAATCAAACGACTTTTAAGTTTAAAATACCattttatatatgttcttcataCCGTCTCACTTTCGCAATTAGGATTTGAAATCAGAGGAGTCATGCATGATAGCCATGCATCAAGTATGATATTTTAGAACTAATCGCACTCCAAAGGAACCGATCGAAACCAATGTTGCAAATCGCGGGCTATAGAATTTAGCGGAGTGCTCCTGCAAAAGCTATAGACACTATAGCAGCAGCTATGGCACCCTTTAGCGGTATGCAAAAAATTAGCAAAATTTAGACCTAAACATTATTAATTTTTATAAATTTCATCTCATATTTCATAAGTACATATAGGTGTGAGTGCAAGTATAAGAAAATAAGTCACAACCGACAAAATAAGTCATAAATCATAACTCGTAGTTCGTAAATTACAAATATATAAGTAGTAGCTCAACCATAGCAGTGTTAGTGGCGCTAGACTATTGAATTTAGTGGGGCTATTTCACGATATAGTAAAGTTAGCGGCATTAGCGGTAATATTGTAATATCGTTGGTAATATTGTAATATCGTTGCGGTACCTGTCTCAAAAAGCTGTAGCGACGCTATTACGTGCTATTAGCGGACTATTTGCAACAATGATcgaaacaacaaacaagtatTGGCCTTCGCGCACGACGGGAGTAGCCTGGCGCCGGTTGGGGTGCCATGCCATCACACATCAGTGATGAGGCGGGCGGCCTCTGGACGCGAGCGCCCGGCCGTGGGAAGCAGAACGGGCCGGGTGCGCGTACGTGTCGCAGCGCGCCACGGCCGCCACGCGCGTCGCGACGGCGACATGCATGCGCGCAGGCCTCTGACTTTGATTTccaagagaggaaaaaaaatgagcagAGAAAAGCGTTTGACTTTGCCACACCGAGACCAAGCCGAAACACAGCGTCGTCACGACGTTGCATgcgtcgcctcgcctcgcctcgtccGTACGTACCCGTTCTAGAGGGCCCTGCGTGGGATCAACGCGGTGCCGCCGCGGTACGGTAGTGCCAGTGCGTCACGCACTCAAGACTCTCAACTGTCCAGATGGATTAGTTACCGGGCATGAACTGATCCTCCCATCATCAGTGATTGGGTTGATTAGTAATCTCAGTAACTCGAAGAGGTAAGATGAATTGTGTAACATTCTTGTTTTTGAGATGTCTCTTCATGCTTAGTACGTACAAAAAAAATGTGCGTAGTGCTGTAGAAGCACAAACGAAATGGGAAGCAAAAGTCAACCACATGGGTAA containing:
- the LOC117860986 gene encoding uncharacterized protein isoform X2 yields the protein MRLAAAKPAAIFPKRQPVPTRARVAAAAAAAGPCSEPAKKSRGDRASWRIAMASSDAEADGGGGGGGEDDAGAGQVAPRRARGRRARLSARRRERVRLPDGVSGGDVGEFLRHPDGVESLLNTGALESFAPAGSGPGTFTCALRRIGFLGFEIAPVLDLRVAPTSTDCTIEMLSCRFEGSESIELQNELFSAFMSNRITWSDNDKEPCLDIDVNLEVTLEVDARPVGQACSHAGGAAAERLPFLGSAAA
- the LOC117860986 gene encoding uncharacterized protein isoform X1, whose translation is MRLAAAKPAAIFPKRQPVPTRARVAAAAAAAGPCSEPAKKSRGDRASWRIAMASSDAEADGGGGGGGEDDAGAGQVAPRRARGRRARLSARRRERVRLPDGVSGGDVGEFLRHPDGVESLLNTGALESFAPAGSGPGTFTCALRRIGFLGFEIAPVLDLRVAPTSTDCTIEMLSCRFEGSESIELQNELFSAFMSNRITWSDNDKEPCLDIDVNLEVTLEVYTKPFSMLPLSAVEKPGNLLMQGLLDRLVPMLGEQLLRDYHSWVQQQPEASS